A stretch of the Orcinus orca chromosome 1, mOrcOrc1.1, whole genome shotgun sequence genome encodes the following:
- the SNIP1 gene encoding smad nuclear-interacting protein 1: MKEVKSERDRGSRRRHRDGDMVAAVVVKQERLSPESAPPVHRRPDSSGGSPSPPAGESGRPSHRGNRARGGSRSPARKKNKSSGRRSKSPRSKRSRSPHHSTVKVKQEREDHPRRGREDRPHREPSGQEHRRARNSNRDRHRGHCHQRRSSDERPGSGQPQGRDRDAQNLQAQEAEREFHNTRRREHRQKNEAGGNASQDSLPQPGPGSNNKDKDVPVKEKPSFELSGALLEDTNTFRGVVIKYSEPPEARIPKKRWRLYPFKNDEVLPVMYIHRQSAYLLGRHRRIADIPIDHPSCSKQHAVFQYRLVEYTRADGTVGRRVKPYIIDLGSGNGTFLNNKRIEPQRYYELKEKDVLKFGFSSREYVLLHESSDTSEVDRKEDEDDEEEEEVSDS, from the exons ATGAAGGAGGTGAAGAGCGAGCGGGATCGGGGGAGCCGACGAAGGCACCGGGACGGGGACATGGTGGCGGCGGTGGTGGTGAAGCAGGAGCGCCTCAGCCCGGAATCCGCGCCTCCCGTGCACCGCCGCCCGGACTCCTCCGGCGGCAGCCCGTCCCCACCGGCCGGCGAGTCGGGCCGCCCGAGTCACCGCGGGAACCGAGCCCGAGGAGGTAGCCG GTCTccagccagaaagaaaaacaagtcctCAGGGAGAAGAAGCAAGTCTCCCCGGAGTAAGAGAAGCCGAAGTCCTCACCACTCAACGGTCAAAGTAAAGCAG GAACGTGAGGATCATCCCCGGAGAGGCCGGGAGGATCGGCCGCACCGAGAACCCTCAGGACAGGAACACAGGCGAGCTAGGAACAGTAACCGAGACAGACACCGCGGCCACTGTCACCAGAGGAGAAGCTCGGACGAGAGGCCTGGCAGCGGGCAGCCTCAGGGACGGGATCGAGATGCCCAGAACCTACAGGCGCAGGAAGCTGAGCGGGAGTTTCACAACACCCGGCGCCGGGAGCACCGCCAGAAGAACGAAGCCGGCGGTAACGCGTCTCAGGACTCACTTCCTCAGCCTGGCCCTGGCAGCAACAACAAAGACAAAGACGTGCCTGTTAAAGAGAAGCCAAGCTTTGAACTTTCTGGGGCACTTCTTGAGGACACCAACACCTTTCGGGGTGTAGTCATTAAATACAGCGAGCCCCCGGAAGCACGCATCCCCAAAAAACGGTGGCGTCTCTACCCCTTTAAAAATGATGAGGTGCTTCCAGTGATGTACATCCACCGACAGAGCGCTTACCTCCTGGGCCGACACCGCCGCATCGCAGACATTCCCATCGATCACCCCTCCTGTTCGAAGCAGCACGCCGTCTTTCAGTACCG GCTTGTGGAATATACCCGTGCTGATGGGACAGTTGGCCGCAGGGTGAAGCCCTACATCATTGACCTTGGCTCAGGCAATGGAACATTCCTGAACAACAAGCGAATTGAGCCACAGAGATACTACGAACTGAAGGAAAAGGATGTCCTTAAATTTGGGTTCAGCAGCAGAGAGTATGTTCTGCTCCACGAGTCCTCGGACACGTCTGAAGTGGACAGGAAAGAAGACGAGGAtgacgaggaggaggaggaggtatcTGACAGCTAG